The following are encoded together in the Gordonia insulae genome:
- a CDS encoding DUF1295 domain-containing protein → MHDNRPAGKAAGLIRIAIAYIVAVLVAAAWLGWGPDTGALWLDTLIADLLATLVIFGFSRRYRNSSFYDAYWSVIPPLLLVFWWWQGDLGISDWRTWLLTAVVTVWAVRLTANWVITFPGLHHEDWRYANLRDDAGKWGLAVDLFAIHVVPTLQVFVGMVPVYVAVTRQADGPAWLVIVACAVGFGAIGLETVADRQLRRFASTRRPGQVMDQGVWGWSRHPNYFGEFGFWFSLALFGVATAPGDWWWLFAGAVVMLALFEGASIPMMEKRSLNRRPGYQDVIDRVPRFVPRPPRSRTPARG, encoded by the coding sequence ATGCACGACAACCGACCGGCCGGCAAGGCCGCCGGGCTCATCCGCATCGCGATCGCGTACATCGTGGCCGTCCTCGTCGCGGCCGCCTGGCTGGGCTGGGGGCCGGACACCGGCGCACTCTGGCTGGACACCCTGATCGCCGACCTCCTCGCCACCCTGGTCATCTTCGGCTTCAGCCGCCGCTACCGGAACTCGAGCTTCTACGACGCGTACTGGAGTGTGATCCCGCCGCTGCTGCTCGTCTTCTGGTGGTGGCAGGGCGATCTCGGCATCTCCGACTGGCGGACGTGGCTGCTCACCGCCGTCGTGACGGTGTGGGCGGTCCGGTTGACGGCCAACTGGGTCATCACGTTCCCCGGCCTGCACCACGAGGACTGGCGCTACGCGAACCTGCGCGACGATGCCGGGAAGTGGGGCCTCGCCGTGGATCTGTTCGCGATCCACGTCGTGCCGACCCTGCAGGTGTTCGTGGGCATGGTGCCGGTCTACGTCGCGGTGACCAGGCAGGCCGATGGCCCCGCCTGGCTCGTGATCGTGGCGTGTGCGGTCGGATTCGGCGCGATCGGACTCGAGACCGTCGCCGATCGGCAACTCCGCCGGTTCGCATCGACCCGCCGCCCGGGTCAGGTGATGGACCAGGGCGTGTGGGGGTGGTCACGTCATCCGAACTACTTCGGCGAGTTCGGATTCTGGTTCTCCCTCGCGCTGTTCGGTGTCGCAACTGCGCCAGGCGATTGGTGGTGGCTGTTCGCCGGTGCCGTGGTGATGCTCGCACTGTTCGAGGGGGCGAGCATCCCGATGATGGAGAAGCGCAGCCTCAACCGTCGGCCGGGCTATCAGGATGTCATCGACCGCGTGCCACGTTTCGTCCCGCGGCCTCCCCGGTCGAGGACCCCGGCCCGTGGGTGA
- a CDS encoding LLM class F420-dependent oxidoreductase — MKLGLQLGYWGAQPATNHAELVTAAESAGFDSIFTAEAWGSDAYTPLAWWGSATERVRLGTSVLQLSARTPTACAMAALTLDHLSGGRHIVGLGVSGPQVVEGWYGQRFAKPLARTREYVDIMRQVWAREAPVTSAGPHYPLPLSGADTTGLGKPLKPITHPLRADIPVMLGAEGPKNIALAAEIADGWLPLFYTPRLADTYNDWLDEGFARAGARRSREDFEICATAQIVITDDRAASYEAIKPFLALYMGGMGSEDTNFHAEVYRRMGYADVVDEVTALFRADRKEEAARIIPDEVVQDSAIVGDVEHVREQIKVWEAAGVTTMLVSPGSVAEIDRLATLS; from the coding sequence ATGAAACTCGGCCTACAACTGGGGTATTGGGGTGCGCAGCCGGCCACCAACCACGCCGAACTGGTGACCGCCGCGGAGTCCGCGGGTTTCGACAGCATCTTCACCGCGGAGGCGTGGGGATCGGACGCCTACACCCCGCTCGCCTGGTGGGGGTCGGCCACCGAGCGCGTCCGGCTCGGGACGTCGGTGCTCCAACTCTCTGCCCGCACCCCCACGGCGTGCGCCATGGCGGCACTGACCCTCGACCACCTGTCCGGTGGCCGCCACATCGTCGGCCTCGGGGTGTCGGGGCCGCAGGTCGTCGAGGGCTGGTACGGCCAGCGGTTCGCCAAGCCATTGGCCCGCACCCGCGAGTACGTCGACATCATGCGGCAGGTCTGGGCTCGCGAGGCGCCGGTGACCAGTGCGGGACCGCACTATCCGCTGCCGCTGTCGGGTGCGGACACCACCGGTCTGGGTAAGCCGTTGAAGCCCATCACCCATCCGCTGCGCGCCGACATCCCGGTGATGCTGGGGGCCGAGGGTCCCAAGAACATCGCGCTGGCCGCCGAGATCGCCGACGGCTGGCTGCCGCTGTTCTACACGCCTCGTCTCGCCGACACCTACAACGACTGGCTCGACGAGGGGTTCGCCCGGGCCGGCGCCCGCCGCAGCCGCGAGGACTTCGAGATCTGCGCGACCGCTCAGATCGTGATCACCGACGATCGCGCCGCGAGCTACGAGGCGATCAAACCGTTCCTGGCCCTCTACATGGGCGGCATGGGCAGCGAGGACACCAACTTCCACGCGGAGGTCTACCGACGGATGGGCTACGCGGATGTGGTCGACGAGGTGACGGCGCTGTTCCGTGCCGATCGCAAGGAGGAGGCCGCCCGCATCATCCCCGACGAGGTGGTCCAGGACTCGGCCATCGTCGGCGACGTCGAGCATGTGCGCGAGCAGATCAAGGTCTGGGAGGCGGCCGGTGTGACCACGATGTTGGTGTCCCCGGGTAGCGTCGCCGAGATCGACCGCCTGGCGACGCTGAGCTGA